The sequence TAACCTGAAGTCACGAATTTGAGCTTCATCAAAGCAGGCAACTATATTTTGGTATTTCATTTGTGTAATATGGAGGTACATTACAGTATAACTATCACTTTTACAGTATAACTATCACTTTCGTTATGTAAATCAAGGTAATTCGATCCATCAACTGCCAGCAGAATCGGGAATAGTGAGCGAAGGAAATCAAAAAAATCCGGAACCGATGTCCTCTGGAATGCATTTAAACACCAGTGATTCAATTCCAGGACAACCAGAGGCATAAAGTTTGAAAGCGTCTGCTTACCCCCACGAAGAACATGTTCCTCAAATCCCTCGACATCGATTTTAATAAAGTCAATCTGTTGTAACTGAAGTGAGTTAACAACCTCGTCTAAGGTTTTAATAACAATCTTTTCGACGATGTGGCCAGTACTCGCCTGTGTCTGGTTCGAAACAAAGCCACCGGATCGATTCGACGGTGCGAATGTTAGGGTAGATTCTCCCGACTCCGATCCAAGTCCAATATTGTGAAGTATTATATTTGAATGCCCTGATTGGATGATATTTTGTTCAAGGAATCGAAACGTTGTTTGGGATGGTTCAAATGCATATACATTCTCCGATAACTCTCCAAAAAGGATGGCAGTACAACCTATATTAGCACCTATGTCAAAAATTACTGTACTATCCTTTGCCAAATGTTTAAAAAGCTCTACCATTTCCGGCTCAAAGCAATTGCGTATATGCTCAAGATAATCATCATCTGATGCGATTGTATATTCCTTTCCGCCTATGTCAACTTTCACTTCGCTTATCTGCCTATTCTCGTGTTTTTGTGAGATGAGATCGCCAATTTTCTGGTTTATTAATTCCAATATTTTCGCCATGATTCTAGATACCTCCTCAAGATAATGTGTCATTTTACGTTTTCAAACAATGGAACCTTATGAGAAAAGGCCATTGTTGAGTGTTTCTGAATTGAAGCTATAATATTCATCAATCGTTTTGACAATGAACTCCATTGGTGTTGCTCTATCCATTTTAATTGAGCGTCAGAGTGTATGTGCGTCTTCTGTAGAGAAGATATGATTCCAAGTGCAATCGATTCATGATCAGTTCCGGAGAGGTAGTAAATTATGGGTGCAACATCGTTAAATGTGATCAGGGGTGTGCAAAGGACTGGCTTTCCGGATGCCAGTCCGAGTCTCACGGCGTTACTTGATGCCTTATGTGCATACTGATAAGGATATACAATCACGTCAGACAGTGACAGAAGTGCAAGGGAATCTCTATCTTCCAAGTAATTGGTTATCAGTGTAATGTGAGCCTCAAGATTGAGATCCTGAATAAGAGATCGACATTCCTCAAGCAATGACAACGATTCCTGACTGGATACTGTAGTGCTAATGAGCAACAGATGAGATTCTGGAATCTGGTTATGGACTATTTTAAATGCATATAATAATTCGGTAATACCTTTATATGGTAATATATGGCCATATGATGCTATGATTTTTTTCTCTTGCAGATCCATATCTCTCTTCAGATTCTTTATATCAACAGATGGACATTCATCAACTCCATGAGGGAAAAGTGCCGTATTACAAATAATTCCATATTCTTTGAGCTGATTTAAATCATTGACACAGTGAACAAAAATTCTCTGGACTTTTCTCAGTGATTCACCAATACTCCTAAGTGAAACATTGTTGCCAGGATCATTATAATCTACAGTGGAATGCATTATTATGATGATAGCAACATCTTTCTCTGAAAGAGAATCAATGAATTTTCCGAATATACCAATATCAAAGAAGCCAAATTCAAAATGTATTAACAAAATATCAATATTTTTTGATACAACTTCAGAATATAATGAATCTAGGGAAGAATTGGGTATATTGTTCCAGTAATGGATAGCTTGATGTTGATCGTCTGATGGTTGAACTGGGGGAGTATTTGAAAAGACGGTTACATGAAATAAGGCAGGATCGAAAGAGTGTAATAGAGAACCTGAATATTTCGCAACCTGTTTTTTTGTCCCCCAGCCAGAGACCCATCCGAGCCGAATCCTGTCCCCTGGTTTGCTTTCAGATGAATCAAGGGCATGGACAAACTGATCAAGTCGTCTGGCACACTGATTCCATGTATATTGTTCTTGAATGGTTTCCTTTGCCCGTTTGGTTTTTTTCTGAATGAGATCGGGAGATTGGGAAGCGATCTCCTTCATAAGTGTGGCCAGATGTTCTGCATCCGGTTCAACCCAGACAGAATCGTTCAGCCCGATATGAGTCTCTGCATAAGCAAATGAATAGTCAATGAGCCATGCATTGTCTTTATCAGCAAAATCAAGCTGCCCTCCATAACCTGTAATAATAACTGGTAAACCAAACAACATAGCTTCTGCAAATGGGAGTCCAAAGCCCTCCCCTCTGGATGGACCAACATACGCATTGCATCTTTTGTAAAGATTTATAATATACCCATAGTCTAGATCCTCATCGATCAAAATGATATTCGGACAACTTTTCATATTCTTTCTATAATGGTGAACTTGATTTGAAACGGTATTCAGATAATGTGGAACTGTTTTAATAATCAGGGTTACATCATCCAGATTTGTAAATGCCATCGTGTATGCCTTTAAAAGCACATCAATACCTTTTCTGGGAAATCCAGACGATATATGGAGAAAGCGAAAGCCTTTACCAAGATTTTTATAATATTGCTTCTCTTTCACAGTTAAACAATGATCAACACCAATTCCCATGGTTATTATGGGTAAAGATACACCATTACTGATCAATAACTGGGTGACATAGTCTGACATTGTGGCAATGCCATCAAGATGTGCATAAAAACCATCAATATATTCACCTGGAAAACCTGACTCTTCCCACCCATAACTACCTAAGATGTTAATAGTTCCTTTCATATTGGAAACACGCGGAGGATAGAGATTTCTGATCACCGCATGAACATCTTGATTTGCTTTTCCTAAATCCCACATTTTTTGAATATCTTTTGGTAGCGGATTATTTGAAGGGTTATAATCCCCAAGACCGTCTGTAGAATGGAGAGTTACCTTATCAGGATATGTACCGTTCAAAGCTCGTGCAATCTCCCTGTTTACCATGGCAAGACTATAGCTGCTATCAAAGGGACCTTCTATTTGGTATTGAATTGAATCTGAATTCATATTTTGAATAAATTCATCAGGATAACAAGGGATATGAATATGGTTATTCTTGAAAAATGTTATTAACTTCTGGATGATAGAGGAAAGAGAGTATGACCGAAGGTGTTGCCGTTGCCGTTCAATGATTCTTCTTCGAATATTCTTATTTTGTGCAATATATTCTATTAATGAGGCTATTTCAAGATGGTTTTTTGTATTTAATAATAAACCTGAGTTTCCAAGTGTATAGGGAATGTTACTGGAGTTGTAGGCAATGACCGGAACATCAAATACCATCGCTTCAATAAGGGGGACGCCAAAGCCTTCATGTTCACTCATGGATACGAAGAGATCAGCTAACCGATAATATCCATATAAATCTTCTTCCGAAACCTTTCCAGTAAGATGAACAATCTCTGAAAGACCATATCGATCGACACTCTTTTTAAGTTCCTGATAATAGGGATCATTATGTTCATATCCCCCAACAAGATGGATTTTAAAAGGGATAGGAAATAGTGAACGAAGATAGTTGGCAACTATTACCAAATCATGCTGGCATTTATTGGGGGAAATTCGTCCAACGAATAATACATTAAAATAATAAGAGTTCTTTACTTCAATCTCCTGATTCCAATTCTTCTTCAGAATATCATCAATATTTATAAGAAGCGGGATTACTGTTGTATCTTTATAACCAAGCCCAATTAATTCCTCTTCATTAATGTGTGAGTCGCATATGGATGCTTTAATAACATTTTTCAACAAATCAAGTTGTTTTCTTCCCAACTGTGAATAATAATGATTTGGAGAACCCGCGGGGAAGAAATGATGAGGTGTAATATTATGATATATTAAAAATTTCTCATCTTCCACCTGAATAACCCAGTCAAGGATATCGTGGCCCATTGAATGATGAACCAATAGAATCTGATTTTCTTTTGATCTGTATTCTTTATATGAATACAATTCGTGCTTTAGTTCTGGCGCAACATGAAGCACATATATCTCTGAATTAAAGCCAAGTTGTCGAAGGATTTTTCGAGTAAATAACATCGAGTTAGTAACTGCATCACCGTATGCAGATCCTGCATGAAATTGATGAATAGAGTGTATATTACGCACTAATGGTTCAACCCCAATTATTTCTTCCCCACAACAACATAATCCTGGGCACCATACAAAATTCCATTCAGCATCTCAATATTCCTGTTATACACCTCAACCCGATGCCGCTCCATCTCCCCCATCGCTCCACCAATCTCATCACTAACAGGAACCTTCTGAAGCCGTGCCTCGTCTGTGACAGGCGAAAGGAAATTGACATCAATCTCCCGGAAACCGGCATTATCGAATAAGAACCGCAGCGTCTCCGGGTGCACCGGCTTGACATGCGTCAGGTCGATGTAGAAGTTGGCAAATGACGTGAATGAGAGCGGGTTCACCGTCTCGGCAACAAGGTAAAACCCGTACTTCAACTTCTGGTGGCAGAGCTGGAGTAGCCGGATCAAATACCCCGGTTCAAGATGCTCGACAACCTGGTCGATGAAGATGCCATCAAGACTTGCGTCCTCCAACTGCTCAAGATAGGTGAGGGCGTCATTCTGCTCCACCTCAAGCCCCCGCATCCGGCAGTAATCTACCATCGTCTCATCCAGATCCACGCCACGGGCACCGATCCCCTGCTCTTTCATCAGTTCGAGGAACTCGCCCCGGCCGCAGCCAATGTCAAGGACATTCCTGCATCCTTCGAAGTATGGAAGAAATGCATTTTGCCTGTTTTTAATGAGAGCGCGTGTTCCCCGGAACCGATCTTCAAACACGAAGTAGTTGATGCCACTTCCCTCTGATACTGAAGAGGTATTCTCCTCTGATGCGGGGGAGGGGGGGCTGGCTATCCGCCCCTCAAGCACCTTCGCAAGCCAGCCCTTGTTCTGGATGTCCGTGTCCATGGCAAGGAGAGCCGTTTCGACCTGCTTTCTTACTTCATCGGCGATCTCAGCCTGTATGTTGGATCGCAGATCATTCATTTCTGAGCGGATCAGTTCATGTACCTGACGATCAATTTCTGAAAGGCGCCCCATTAGACCCTCAATTGTCCGTGCAGTACATCGGTTAAACTCAGTCTGCTTCCAAATCACCGGGTCGACGTATCGCCGGACCTCGCCATGTACGAGATTCCGCCCTTTTACCAGGTATTTGCCGATATGTGGGCGGTGGGAAGAGATGAAATAGCTATTATTCTGGATATCCCAGTTGCCGGAGAGGTACGAGAGATCCCGGCTGTAATCCGGGGTGTGAGATGATATGGGATCTGATATAGGTTGTATTGAGTCCGGGTCAGCCGGAAGAAGTCCCGCTTCTTTCCGGCGCCGGATATTATCACGGATCTTCTGCATGATCTCTTCAACATTTATCTCGTCGTCGTGTATCTGAAATGGTGTATCGCTCATATGCTTCCTCGTTATTTCTCCCATCGACAGGGTACATCAAAGAGTCCTGCATCCCTTCCTGTTTGTATTATATCAAATGAATAGAGTTTATCAAGCCAGTCATAAGGCTGACCACTATGGCTGTGAACCGCAACGGTAAGCTGATACTTTCCAGCGAGCATCGGTATCCGGTCTACCAAGAGATCGATATGTCCATCACCATTGATATACCCTATGATAATATCTTTCAGCTCTGTATTCGTCCCATAAAGCTGCTCTCCTTTATCAGAGTATAGAGCAATTCCAAACACCGGATCCTCAATGCGTTCTTTTGATGAATAAAAGATCCTTATCGTCATCGGATCGAAGGTGTTGAACCGGATACTCTCAGCACCAAACTTATTGTAGAATTTAACTCCGGTGATCTCGACCTTACCATCACCCCAGCGTGTCCTCTCCACCTGTTCGGCAGGTGCTGCATCGGCTTCAGGTGCAGCTCCGGTTGGCTCTTCAGCTGATTTTCCATAGACATACCGGTCAATGACTTCGTTTGTATCCCCTAAAGCAACCTGCTCCCCCTTCTGGAGGAGGAGGGTGCGGTCACAGAACCGCCGGACAGAGCCGAGATCATGGGAGACAAAGACGATTGTGACGCCTTCGTTCCGGTAACGCTTGAGTACATCCATACATTTCTGCTGAAAATCCATATCACCGACAGCGAGTACTTCATCAAGGAGCAGAATTTCGGGATCTGTCTGGATTGCGGTTGAGAAAGCCAGCCGGACCTGCATCCCTGAGGAGTAATTTTTCAGTTTTGTGTCCCGGAAATGTGTAAGATCTGCAAATTCAAGGATCTCATCAATTTTATCCGCAATATCCCGGTGTGAAAGACCCATGATCGTACTATACATCTTGATATTTTCAACTGCGGTAAAATCAGGGTTAAAACCAACACCAAGCTCCAGAAATGGTGTAAGCCTGCGATGAACAGAAACTGATCCGGATGTCGGCCGCATGATCTGTGCCAGGATCTTCAGGAGGGTGCTCTTCCCGCTCCCATTCTCACCGATGATGCCGAGCATCTCTCCTTCTTCAACAGAGAAGGTGACATCATGGAGTGCAGGGAAGGTTTCATACTGGACAGGCCTTAGGAAACCGGTCAGAGCCTCAAATAATGTTGTCCGTTTCTCGTGAGGAATACGAAACTCCTTTCGCAGGTGTTCAACATCAATTGCGTTCATTACATCTCCTCCGCAAAACGAGGTTCATAGTGAGCGAAAATCAGGTATCCGACTGCAAGTGTAATGAGGGAGACAATTCCTGCATACAGAAGGCTTCCGATCGATGGAGGTGTTGCATAGATTATCACATTCCTTGCCTCAATGATGATATGGGCCATTGGGTTTAAAAGAAAGATATCACGAAGTCCTTCAGGAAAAATTGTAACCGGGTAAAGGATAGGGGTGGCAAAGAAACCTGCGGACAATACCACAGCCCAGATAAACTGGACATCGCGATACGAGACATTCAGGGCGGCCAGTGCAAGCGAAACTCCAAGAGCCAGGGTGAAGAGAATAAGCAGGATTGGGAGCACATACAACAGTGTTACTGATGGAGCTACCTTGAAATAGAGCATAAATAAGATGAAGACCAGGGACTCAAAGATGCTCATAAGGAGAGCTGTTATACAGAAAGATAGTACAAGAATATCTCGTGGGAAGTAAATTTTCTGTACAAGACCGGGTCTTCCAACAATTGCAGAGAGGCCAAATGATGTTGCTTTTGCAAAAAAGTTCCAGAGAATGATACCAAGGAGCAGGAAGAGCTGGTAGTACTCAACCTCTATCCGCATCAGGTTTGAAAATACTACATACAGTACTGTAAGCAATAGAAGCGGTTCAAGAAGCGACCAGAAGTATCCAAGAATGGAGTTTTTATATCTCTGTTTGAACTCACCCCAGGCAAGCGCCCGGATCAGAGCTCTATAATTATAGAGGGTTCTGATGTGGTTAAGAAACATCATTTATCACCCGCTGTATTTTTTCTGAAAAGACAATTGTATCAAACTCCTTCGCCCTCTTCACACATGCCTCCCGGTAACGCTCCGGCTCACTCGACACCTGCCTCACCGCCTCCGCAATCTCGCGTGCATCTGCGGAAACCAGCACTCCTGTTTCGGGGGTTACCGTCTCCCGGAAGCCGCCTTCATTCACCGCCACAACCGGCTTCCCGGAGGCCATCGCCTCGACCGGGGTCAGCCCGAAATCCTCGTCAAGGGCGGTACACACCAGGCCCCGGCATCGGCCATAGAGATCGAGGAGTTTCTCTTCCGTGACTTCGCCGAGGATCTCGACATTTGGGGGAAGATCCTTCATTAACTTCTCTGCATACATGCCTGCATGTCGATCACCTTCAGAATACCCTCCAACAATGATGATCCGCTTATCAGGTAGAGAGCGAAAAGCTTCGATCTGGAGATCTATGCGCTTTTCAGGATAAAAGCGGTTCACCGAGAGCCAGAAGTCACCATACTCTTTACAGTGGTACCTGGAGGTATCCACAGGAGGATAGATTACCTGAGCGTCCCGGTGATAGTACTGCTGAATCCGCTTCCTGACATTCTCAGATATAGTTACAATCTGGTCAACCTCCCTCACAGAACGCTGATCAAATCTACGATGGATGGTTGTCCAGAGCCGGAATGCCTGTCTGGATAAACAGTTCTGTCGTGAAAGAAAGTTTGTATAGAGATCATAGAATGATCTTTCGGGCGAGTAGCAGTACCAGATATTGGGAGAGTTGAATCTGGCAGCATAATGACTCCACATCCCGGTAAAAATAAAGAAATCATACTCATCAGAGAAATCAGCTGAGGCAAACTTCCAAGTTGTAGAGAGCTGTTTCAAAGGGGGAATTGTGATCGGAGATCCAAGACTTCTGATATGGACGTTCTTATCCAGTCTACATGCTGCATCAGGAACAGTTGTGATAATATCAGCCTTCAAAATATTGGCAAGGGTGATGGCAACCCGTTCCCCTCCCCCGATCGCCCCGAAATAGTCATGGAAGATCGCAATCTTCATGTTCGCCTGATCTCGTTCAGGTAATAGTTCAGTTGATCACGGACGATATCATCCACACTGAATTTTGTTGAAAACCCAAGCTTCTGTATTTTTGTGGTATCAGAGAAGAGGATCGGAACCTCGGCCGGCCGGAACCGATCCGGATCGAAGACGATCGGTATCTTCCGTGCACCGGAATAGACTGTAATACCGCCATCTTCAGCTGAAAAGTCAATCTCACCCGCAAGCATCATCGAATCGACCTTCGTCTTCTCAAATGGCACTCCAAAGACAGCAGATGAATCCCGCATCGTCGGTTCGCTGATAACCTTGCTATTCCGCACCGTCTCAATTTTATCCACCGGAATTCCGGCAGATTCAAGGCTGAGAAGAATATAGCTCAGAACCGAGGTCGTCCGCATGGATCCCTGGTTATAGACATCCCCAGGCAGCCCCTTCTCGGCCAACAGGCAGTAGCCGTGGATCGTATCAATGACATGTGACCAGTCCCGGAAGGCATTCACATTCCCGATGGTAATCTCTTTGATCTCACCTGCAACGAGTTTTGCCACCTGGTTTGTGATGACTGATGTAACAAACATCATACCGCGGCCCGCTCCTTCGTGGTTGAATGCCCGTGAGACGATCGCTTTTGTGCCATATGTATAAAAGTAGTTCCGCATCAGGTGATCGCCATAGACTTTGCTCACCGCGTAGGGGGACATCGGGCGGAGCGGGTTCGTCTCTTTGATCGGCACCTCCGGAATCGAGGTCGGTTCAGGGTAGATGGTGCCGTGGACAGCCTTCATCCGCTGGTACTGTTCCTCTGAACTGAAGACGAGGCCGTACTCTTCGGAAGATCCGGCAAAAATAATCCTCGGATCACAGTCTTTCAATCTGACCGCCTCAAGAAGGTTATTGGTCCCGATGGAGTTGATCTGGGCGGTCTCTATCGGGTGGGAAAAAGACCTGGGAACAAAAGACTGGGCTGCAAGATGGAAGATGACATCCGGGTCAGAGATATCAAGTGCAGTTGCCATCCCGGTTATATCCTCCAGATTTCCCTCGATGAAGGTGATGCTGTTTGCAATATTCTTCTCCCTGATATTATTTGGAAGGGAGCCATCTGCCCGGCGGCGGACAAGCCCGAAGATGTCTGCACCCTGATCAATCAGGTGACGGGCGAGATAGGACCCTGCAAAACCGCTGATACCGGTGATTAAAACATTCTTATTATTCCAGCTCATTGTATAGCTCCTGAATTAGGGGTACTGGTCACACATATCATTCCCCGGGAAGGTTCCTGCATGCATATGTATGATAAAATCGCCTGTTTATGAGATAAAACTTTTCAAATATCGCTTTCATAGGTTTTTTTCACTCACATCCCCCGGTACTCCCCCTCCAGCCGCTCCAGAATCCCCTTCCATTCAAACTCCGCCGCCACTGCCCGGAGGGCATCCTGCATCTGTTCGCGTTCAGAGAGAGACAGTCGGATCCCCTCTGCCAACCCCTCCGGCGATAGCGGACGGCGATACCCGGTCACCCCATCCTCCACCAGGTCTGCGGCGGCATTCTGCGGATGAATTACCGTCACCACGGGCAGGCCGCAGGCCATTGCCTCCAGCGCCACAATGCCGAAGCCCTCCCTTGTTGAGGGGAGGACGAAGACTTTTGACGCTTTCATGGCGGCGATGACGGCGTCATGGTCGGGGAGGAAGCCGGTGAAGCTGACGCTGCCTTCCAGCCTAAGGTTGTGGGTGAGCCGCTCAAGGGCCTGCCGCTCAGGTCCGTCGCCGATGATGGCAAGCCGGAGGCCGGGCAGCTCCTCCCTGAGAAGGGCGGCGGCCCGGATCAGGAGATCGACATGCTTCTCCCGGATGAGGCGGCCGGTGAAGATGATATCCGATTGTGGGATGTCAGGGCCGCCATCCCCGCGGCCATAACAAGCCGCAGGGCCGCCTCCTTCCATTTCAGCCGGCACAACTGCTGTTATCTGCCCCATATTGATCCCGTTTGGAATAACAGGGATATCTCCGGTGATGCCGAGCCCTTCGAGCGCCCTAGCCGTCATTGGCGAGACGGCGATCGGATAGTGGGGGAGCGCGGCCGCCCTTGCTTCGATGATCTTTCCAAAGACCCCGCGCCGCCCGAGATACTCGTACCAGTACTCCCCCCATACCTCGTGCCAGGTGATCACAAGGGGGATCCCAAGGTGTTTCGCAACACGGTGTGCAGAGAAGCAGGGGAAGTACGGGAAGTTCTGGCAGTCGATGAGATCAATCCCTGAGGTCCTGCCAAGAGCCAGGAGCGGGTGATAGACCGAGCGGGCGAACCGGAGCGCCTGGCCGGCAGTCCGCCTGCCTCCTGCATAGAGCGGCTCAGCCGGGCAGACACCATGGATGGTAACACCACCCTGCTGGATCACCGTATCCGGCTCATTCCACCATTTCATCCCGAAGAGATGAATCTCGTGGCCGCGGGCGGCGAGCCGGGTGGCAAGCTCCCATATCCGCTTCTCGGCACCGCCGCGGACATAGGGGTAGATGGCGTCATACACATAAGCGATTTTCATCATCCTATCCAGAAGAAAGCACAATTAACCAATTCATTGCACGGGTACTATCCGATGGTTTTACACAAAGGAGAGAGTGCATGATTATAATGTCTCCTTCTTTAAGATGTGTATGCGTGGGCATTCAGGTTACCGAAGAAAAAACCAGAGATTGCCAGTTTATACATCATCATTTCCACGTTCAAGTAACATCATGCTGATAAAGATGGCAGAAAAGAATATCTGCATGCCAGAGAGGAAAAAAGTGAGGGACCATACTGCATTTGCGATCTGTGAAAGTGAACCAAAGCCGGTTGCAGCCCAATTATGAACAATTCCATACCCTATCGCCACTCCGACGAACATCAGGATTATGCCAAGTATAAGCTCCTTTTCCAAATTATGATAATTAATGAGTTTTCTGATAAAGCTATTCTTATCACTATAACCATGAATAGCTGAGTACATCATAATTGTCAAACCCATAAGAAATGCCTGTAATCCACCAATGAATACCAGAGAAGCAAGAATAAAGGAATGGAGATTCGAAGTCTCGACATCTCCTCTGACATAAAAGAACCCCATCATGAAAAGCCCCAGGAGCGCAAAAACAAAGCCCGGAATAGCGATAAATGGGAGCGGGCGGTAGAGAAGCATGAAACGAACGTGTCGCCAGCCATCAGAAAAACTGCTCAGTTTTGAAGGTGTAACCCTTGGCCAGTAGGTGATCGGCACTTCATCAATCCGTAATCCGGCTTTTGCAGCCTCGATAAACATCTCTGAAGCAAACTCCATCCCTCCTGTCTTCAAGTTGAGTCTTTCAAGCGCTTCCCGCCTGATTGCCCGTAGCCCGCAATGTGCATCTGATATATCGGTTCCAAAGAGCTGGTTTAATAGCCAGGTGAGGAAGGGATTACCAATATACCGATGGAGTGGAGGCATGGCACCTGGTTTAATATCACCTTTCAGCCGCGTCCCCATGACGAAGTCGGCACCATCATCGAGCAGTTCAAGTAATTTTGGGATCTCACAAAAATCATATGTATTGTCGGCATCGCCGATTACGATATATCTCCCCTTCGCAAATGCAAAGGCTGCGAGATATGCATTGCCGTATCCCATCGATTCAGGATGGACTATCACACACCCAAAAGACTCCCCGATCTCAGCAGTCCTGTCTTTTGAGGAATCTGCAATGATGATCTCACCCTCTAGCTGAAGATGTGAGAAGACCTTTTGTATTCGTGATAGACACTCACCAATCGTCTCCTCCTCATTTAAGGCAGGGAGGATGACAGATATATCGGGTATTCCTTTTTTCATTGCATATACCGGTATATCAATGTACATCTTTCCCTTATTTATGAATTCTGATTAGTTTTTATGGAAAGAAGCTGATTACTCTGCGTGGCAATCCAGACAAGCCCAATTCCCAAATAACCATACCTCACTCCTCCATGAAACAACCCAACGTGAACTACCCCCAGCTTGCGCAAGGGGACTTCCCGCCTGTGGAGAAAAAAAAATAAAAACTTGAAAACATAACAACTTTCAATGAATAAATATAATCAGTAGTTACCAGAAGTAACCAAGGTATCAGGCGGAACTGCATGTCCACATTAAAGAAAGATTCCATTCAAAAGAGAAAAAATCAAAAGGAAAGGAGAGATCCTAAAACTTCAGATGAATCATCCAGGGCGAATCATGCCCCAGAGAACAGTATTGGATGGTTCCTTTCGGAACATACACTTTCGATCTTG is a genomic window of Methanocalculus alkaliphilus containing:
- a CDS encoding glycosyltransferase family 2 protein, translating into MYIDIPVYAMKKGIPDISVILPALNEEETIGECLSRIQKVFSHLQLEGEIIIADSSKDRTAEIGESFGCVIVHPESMGYGNAYLAAFAFAKGRYIVIGDADNTYDFCEIPKLLELLDDGADFVMGTRLKGDIKPGAMPPLHRYIGNPFLTWLLNQLFGTDISDAHCGLRAIRREALERLNLKTGGMEFASEMFIEAAKAGLRIDEVPITYWPRVTPSKLSSFSDGWRHVRFMLLYRPLPFIAIPGFVFALLGLFMMGFFYVRGDVETSNLHSFILASLVFIGGLQAFLMGLTIMMYSAIHGYSDKNSFIRKLINYHNLEKELILGIILMFVGVAIGYGIVHNWAATGFGSLSQIANAVWSLTFFLSGMQIFFSAIFISMMLLERGNDDV
- a CDS encoding glycosyltransferase family 4 protein — its product is MMKIAYVYDAIYPYVRGGAEKRIWELATRLAARGHEIHLFGMKWWNEPDTVIQQGGVTIHGVCPAEPLYAGGRRTAGQALRFARSVYHPLLALGRTSGIDLIDCQNFPYFPCFSAHRVAKHLGIPLVITWHEVWGEYWYEYLGRRGVFGKIIEARAAALPHYPIAVSPMTARALEGLGITGDIPVIPNGINMGQITAVVPAEMEGGGPAACYGRGDGGPDIPQSDIIFTGRLIREKHVDLLIRAAALLREELPGLRLAIIGDGPERQALERLTHNLRLEGSVSFTGFLPDHDAVIAAMKASKVFVLPSTREGFGIVALEAMACGLPVVTVIHPQNAAADLVEDGVTGYRRPLSPEGLAEGIRLSLSEREQMQDALRAVAAEFEWKGILERLEGEYRGM
- a CDS encoding GDP-mannose 4,6-dehydratase yields the protein MSWNNKNVLITGISGFAGSYLARHLIDQGADIFGLVRRRADGSLPNNIREKNIANSITFIEGNLEDITGMATALDISDPDVIFHLAAQSFVPRSFSHPIETAQINSIGTNNLLEAVRLKDCDPRIIFAGSSEEYGLVFSSEEQYQRMKAVHGTIYPEPTSIPEVPIKETNPLRPMSPYAVSKVYGDHLMRNYFYTYGTKAIVSRAFNHEGAGRGMMFVTSVITNQVAKLVAGEIKEITIGNVNAFRDWSHVIDTIHGYCLLAEKGLPGDVYNQGSMRTTSVLSYILLSLESAGIPVDKIETVRNSKVISEPTMRDSSAVFGVPFEKTKVDSMMLAGEIDFSAEDGGITVYSGARKIPIVFDPDRFRPAEVPILFSDTTKIQKLGFSTKFSVDDIVRDQLNYYLNEIRRT